In Oncorhynchus nerka isolate Pitt River linkage group LG26, Oner_Uvic_2.0, whole genome shotgun sequence, one DNA window encodes the following:
- the LOC115103526 gene encoding nucleus accumbens-associated protein 1-like isoform X1, with translation MAQTLQMAIPNFGNNVLECLNEQRLQGLYCDVSVVVKGHAFKAHRAVLAASSSYFRDLFSTGGGSGSKTPTVVELPPAVQPQSFQQILAFCYTGRLSMTVGDQFLLMYTAGFLQIQQIMEKGTEFFLKVSSPSCDSQGLQAEEAPPSEPQSPVTQTVATGTGSRPASCLTPLPLVTRVKTEQQGNQSEVSPYSVVCTPVAKRLWEGGSSRDGGGGGSGGGGSRKAARFSQESVRGSAIQSSGALALAMGMGASGAGIGSGVGGHGSGSNGSVVSMGNVASEGASPGTMSAYTSDSPISYHDEEEEEEVTEEQTEEQYRQICNMYTMYSMLNVGAAGTDVCVCVCIKVRPDRSVTCTPCTACSTWAPQVPTCVCVCVCVCVCVCVCVYKGQTRQICNMYSMLNVGAAGTDVCVCVCVYKGQTRQICNMYTMYSMLNVGAAGTGVCVCVCVYKGQTRQICNMYTMYSMLNVGAAGTGVCVCVCIKVRPDRSVICTPCTACSTWAPQVPVCVCV, from the exons ATGGCCCAGACCCTTCAGATGGCGATTCCTAACTTTGGCAACAACGTCCTGGAGTGTCTGAACGAGCAGCGTCTCCAGGGGCTCTACTGCGATGTCTCCGTGGTCGTCAAGGGACACGCCTTCAAG gcTCACCGTGCCGTGCTTGCGGCCAGCAGCTCTTACTTCCGGGACCTGTTCAGCACTGGGGGAGGCAGCGGCTCCAAGACCCCCACAGTGGTGGAGCTCCCCCCGGCCGTCCAGCCCCAGAGCTTCCAGCAGATCCTGGCCTTCTGCTACACAGGCCGCCTCAGCATGACAGTGGGAGACCAGTTCCTCCTCATGTACACCGCAGGCTTCCTGCAGATCCAGCAGATCATGGAGAAGGGCACAGAGTTCTTCCTCAAG GTTTCCTCGCCCAGCTGTGACTCCCAGGGCCTGCAAGCCGAGGAGGCTCCGCCCTCCGAACCCCAGAGCCCCGTcactcaaactgttgccacgGGGACTGGCAGTCGCCCCGCCTCCTGCCTTACCCCCCTCCCCCTCGTAACGCGGGTGAAGACAGAGCAGCAGGGCAACCAATCAGAAGTCTCGCCCTACTCGGTGGTGTGCACTCCTGTGGCCAAGCGCTTGTGGGAGGGCGGCAGCAGCCGAGACGGGGGTGGAGGGGGCTCCGGTGGAGGCGGATCCAGGAAGGCCGCCCGCTTTTCCCAGGAGTCTGTGCGAGGGAGTGCCATCCAGAGCTCGGGGGCGCTGGCACTGGCCATGGGGATGGGGGCCAGCGGGGCGGGGATAGGATCAGGGGTCGGGGGTCACGGCAGCGGGTCCAACGGGAGTGTGGTCTCCATGGGCAACGTGGCATCGGAGGGCGCCAGCCCGGGCACGATGAGCGCCTACACCAGTGACTCGCCTATCAGTTACCatgacgaggaggaagaggaggaggtgacgGAGGAGCAGACGGAGGAGCAGTACAGGCAGATCTGTAACATGTACACCATGTACAGCATGCTCAACGTGGGCGCCGCAGGTaccgacgtgtgtgtgtgtgtgtgtataaaggtcAGACCAGACAGATCTGTAACATGTACACCATGTACAGCATGCTCAACGTGGGCGCCGCAGGTACcgacgtgtgtctgtgtgtgtgtgtgtgtgtgtgtgtgtgtgtgtgtgtgtgtgtataaaggtcAGACCAGACAGATCTGTAACATGTACAGCATGCTCAACGTGGGCGCCGCAGGTaccgacgtgtgtgtgtgtgtgtgtgtgtataaaggtcAGACCAGACAGATCTGTAACATGTACACCATGTACAGCATGCTCAACGTGGGCGCTGCAggtaccggtgtgtgtgtgtgtgtgtgtgtgtataaaggtcAGACCAGACAGATCTGTAACATGTACACCATGTACAGCATGCTCAACGTGGGCGCAGCAggtaccggtgtgtgtgtgtgtgtgtgtataaaggtcAGACCAGACAGATCTGTAATATGTACACCATGTACAGCATGCTCAACGTGGGCGCCGCAggtaccggtgtgtgtgtgtgtataa